The Haloplanus sp. CK5-1 genome segment GCCAGCGTGCGTGTGCGAACCACGTAGTACAGGACGAACGCCGCCGCGAGCGTCCAGTGGCCGAGGCGGATGTCGCTCCACTCGCCGCGGGCGGCCTTCACGATGGGGAACGTGACGATGCCGGCCGCGATGCCGGTCGCGATGGAGTAGGTGAATGGCATGACGAGGATGGTCATCCCCGCGGGGATGGCATAAGAGAGGTCGTCCCACGCGATGTCGACGACGTTGCTCAGCATGACGACGCCGATGACCACCAGGGCGATGTGGGAGGCGTAGAGCGGGATGGCGGCCGCGAGTGGGACGGCCGCGAGCGACGCCAGAAAGAGCAGGGCGACCACCAGCGCGGTCATTCCCGTTCGGCCACCCTCCTCGACGCCCGAGGCCGACTCGATGTACGTGGTGACCGTCGACGTGCCCAGCATGCCGCCGACGGTCGTCCCGACGGCGTCGGCCATCAGCGGCCGGTCGATGTCGGGCAGGTTCCCGTTCTCGTCGAGGAAGCCGGCGATCTGTGAGACGCCGGTGAGCGTGCCCGCGGTGTCGAAGAAGTCGACGAAGAAGAAGGTGAACACGACCAGCGCGAAGGTGAACGCCTCGATGTCGGCGAGACCGACGACGAAGGCGCCCGCGAGCGGCGTGATGTCGTAGGTCGCACCCGCGCCGCCGGCGACGAGTCGCCCGGCGGCGTCGCCACCCACGAGGCCGGCGGTGGCGACGCCCCACCCGAGTGCCGCCGTCGCGAGGATGCCGAGGACGATCGAGCCACGGAGACCGCGGGCGTAGAGCGCGAGCGTCAGGAAGAGGCCGACGACGGAGACGATGGCGACCGGGTCCGAGGCGACCGGGCCCAGGGTAACGAGCGTCGCCGGATCGGCCGTGACGATGTTCATCGCCTGCAGACCGATGATGGTCAGAAAGAGGCCGATCCCGGTGCCGACCGCGAACTTGACGGGTTCGGGAAACGCTCGGATGACGTACTCGCGTGCCCCCACGGCGGTGAGGACGATGAAGACGACCCCCTCGACGACGACGGCGGCGAGGGCCGTCTGCCAGGGGATGCCGAGTGCGCCGACGACGGTGAACGCGAAGAAGGCGTTCAGGCCGAGTCCCGGTGCCTGTCCGAACGGTCGGTTCGCGTACAGCGCCATGATGAGCGTCGCCGTCGCCGCGGCGACGATGGTGACGACGGCGAGCATCGACTGCACCTCGCCGGGCCCGTACCCCGAGACGACGATGCCGGGTTTCTCGCCCGGAATCCCCGCGAGGATGCTCGGGTTCACCACGACGATGTACGACATCGTCAGGAAGGTGGTGACGCCCGCGAGCACCTCGGTACGGAGGTCGGTGCCGTGTTCCTCGAACCCGAAGTACGACGCCAGCGACTCGCGAAGTGGCATATACAGCCCGTATCCCACATTCGGAACTTAACGGTTGGCATGACCGACGTGCGAACCTCTATTGTCTGGCGGGCGCGTGATCCGGTATGGACGAGTTCGAGGGCTACCGTCGTCCGGACGGGGCGGTCGGCGTCAGGAACCACGTCGCGGTGATCCCGATATCGGTGACTGCGAGCGGACTGGCAAAGCGCGTGGCGAACGATGCCGGCGACGGAGTCCGCGCGACGCCACACGGGATGGGCGCCCGCCAGCCGGCCCCGGCCCGCGAGCAGACCCGGCGCGTCCTCAGTGGCGTGGGTCGCAATCCGAACGTCGGCGCAGCGCTCGTCGTCGCGCTCGGGACCGAGGAGATCGATACCGACGCCATCGCCGACGACGTCGCCGCGACGGGCAAGCCGGTCGAGACGCTCAGCATCCGCGAGGTCGGCGGCACGGCGGCCGCCGTCGAGGCGGGGATCGAGCGGGCCCGCGGGCTCCGGGCCGAGGCCGACGGCGCGCGTCGCGAGTCGGCCGACGCGTCGGAGCTGATCTTCGCCGTCGAGTGTGGCGGGAGCGACGCCACCAGCGGGATCGCCGCCAACCCCGCCGTCGGGGACGCCTGCGACCGCCTCGTCGCCGCCGGCGGCACCGTCTCGTTCAGCGAGACGCCTGAGTTCATCGGCGCGGAACACGTCCTCGCGGAGCGCTGTGTGGACCAGACGACCCGCGACCGCCTCCTCGACCGCGTCGCGGCGCGCGAGGACATGGCGCGGGAGATGGGTGTCGACCTCCGGGGCGCACAGCCGACCCCCGGGAACAAGGAGGGTGGGCTGACGACCATCGAGGAGAAGAGTCTCGGCGCGATCGTCAAGGGCGGGACGACACCGATCCGCGGACTGGTCGACTACGCCGAGTCCCTCCCGACCGGCGGCGGTCTCGTCTTGATGGACACGCCGGGATTCGACGTCGAGAGCGTCGTCGGCAAGGTCGCCGGCGGCGCACAGGTCGTCGCGTTCACGACCGGACGGGGGAGCACCACCGGCAACCCGATCGCCCCCGTGATCAAGGTGACCGGCAACCCCAACACGTGGGATCGCATGGCGAACAACATCGACGTGAACGCGAGCACGGTGATGGACGGCGAGTCGCTGCCGTCGATCGGCGAGCGGATCTACCGGACGATCCTCGACACCGCCGACGGCCGCCGGACCGAGGCCGAGCGCCGCGGCCTGACCGAGTTCGCGATCAACGAGGTCCACGCGACGGCCCCCAGAGGGGGGACGGGATCGTGAAGGGGACCGTCGTCGACGACGTCGCACTCGTCATGGACGCCGGCGACGTGGTCGCGACGGCGCTCGCGGACCTCGACGCAGGCGACCGACTCCCGCCCGCCGAGGGGACGCCGATCGACGAGCCGATCCGACTCGAGGAGGACGTCCCATTCGGCCACAAGGTCGCGCTCGTCCGGATCGACGCCGGCGACGAGGTGCAGAAGTACGGCGAGGTGATCGGGCGGGCGAGCGACGGCATCGCTCCCGGGGAGTGGGTCCACACGCACAACTGCGAGAGCACCCGAGGTCGCGGGGATCTGGAGGATGCGGGCGCCGACGATCCGGGCGGTGAGGCGGTGTGACCGCGCCGTCGACGGTCGACGAGTCGAGGGACGGCCCCGCGACCGACGGCGACCCGTGGCCGGTCGACGCCTACGACCGCCCGGACGGCGTCGGGGTCCGCGACCGGCTGCTGGTGCTCCCGTCAGTGATCTGCTCGCACCAGGTTGCGGATCGGATCGCCGACGCCGTCGACGGCGCGGTGAGCGCGTCCCACGACCACGGCTGTTCCCAACTCGGTGCGGACGAGACACAGACCGAGCGCAGCCTCCGAGGGGTCGCGAACAATCCCAACGTCGCCGGCGCCGTCGTCGTCGGCTTGGGGTGTGAGGGCGTCCAGAGCGATGCCCTGGCGGCGACCCTCGCGGACGACGGCGTCCCGGTTCGGGAACTCTCCATCCAGGGGGTCGGCGGGTCAGCAGAGGCGGTCGAGAGGGGCGTCGACCACGCTCGCGCGCTGATCGATCGGGGGTCGCGGACGGCGACGGCCGGTCTCGGCGACCTCACCGTCGGCGTCGTGAGCGGCGACCTCCGGGACTCGACGGTCGAGCGCGCCGACCCGCTGGTGGGGTCGCTCGTCGACCGCGTCGTCGAGGCCGGCGGGCGGGTCGTCGTCGCGGGGACCGAACGGCTCCGCCCCCACGCCGACGCGGTCGAGGGCACGGACCGCCTCGGCGCGGTGCTGGGCGGCGGGGACGCGCCGCGGACGGCGGGGCCCGCCCGCCGAGCGGCCGAGCGGTCGGTCGAGGAAGTCACGCGGGCGTGGGGTGGGCGACCGATCAGAGAACTGGTGCCGTACGGCGCGCCGGCGACCCACGACTCGGGCGTGGCGCTCGTCGACGCGCCGGCGCAGTTCGCGGAGGCCGCGACGGGGCTGGCGGCCGCCGGCGCGCACGTCGTCGTCCACGCCACGGCCGACGGCGTCCCGACCGGCCACCCCATCGTCCCCGTCTGCAAGGTGACCGGGGACGGCGAGACCTACGCCGCACTCGAAGGCGACATCGACGTCGACGCGCGGGCGGCGAGCGCCGCCGACCTCGCGTCGACGGTGGGGCGTGTCGCCGGCGGCGAGCGGACCTGTGCCGAGCGACACGGGCTGACGACCTTCGCCATCACGCGTGTCGGCCCCTCGATGTGAGTCACTCGTCGGCCAGGAGTTCGGTCGCCGTGAGCAACGACTCCAGTTCGATCCCGTGATCGGCGAGCAACTCGCTCGCGCCCTCCTCGCGGTCGACGACGACGAGCACCCGGTCGACTGTCGCGCCGGCCTCGCGGAGCGCTTCGACGGCGTCGAGTGCGCTCCGCCCGGTGGTGGCGATGTCCTCGAGGACGACCACGCGGTCGCCGTCGTCGAGGCGTCCCTCGATTCGGTTGCCCGTGCCGTACTCCTTGGCCTGCTTGCGGGCGATCACGTAGGGACGGCCGGTCTCGGCGCTCGTCACCGCCACGAGGGGAACCGCACCGAGGGCGATGCCGGCGAGTGTCGTGTCGTCGCCGACGCGGTCGGCGAAGGCCGACGCGATCAGACGGAGACACTGCGGGTCGGTCTCGAAGAGGTACTTGTCGACGTAGTAGTCGCTCGTTCCGCCGTGCGAGAGTTCGAACTCGCCGAACTTCACGGCCTCGGCCGCCCGGAGCGCGTCGATGAGGTCCTGGTCCGTCATTAGGGTGTTCGGGGCCGCGAACCGACATAAACCGGACGATCCGGTCTCACCACGGCTCCGATTTCAGGCCGAGGAGATACGCCCCGGCGTTCGTCGTGACGTGGAGCAGGGGCGTGGCGACGAGGACGACCCCCAGTCGGGGGAGCGAGAAGGTCGACGGCGTCCACGCCGGCGCGAGCAGCGCCGCGAGCGCGAGTGCGCCGACGACGAAGTCGAGTTGGTCGAGCCCCGGGACGGCCGCGCCGCGCTCTCGACCCAGGCGACGCTTCACTAGGGACGCACCGATGTCACCGAGCATCGCGCCGAGCGCCAACCCGAGGGCGGCCCGGAGCGGGAAGGCCGGGAGCGTCGTCCCCAGGGCGTCGCCGACGGCGGTCCGGACGGCGTTCAGCCCGACTGCGAGTGCGACGCCCGCGAGCGTCCCCGCGGCGGTGCCGCGCCAGGTCTTGCCGTCGCCGAGGAGGCGGCGGTCGCCGAGGGTTCGTCCGCCGTCGATCGGCCGACCCCCGCCGGCGAGGACCGCGACGTTGTTCGGCACGTACGCCGGCAGCATCGCCCAGAGCGCACCGGCGACCAGCGAGACGATCATGCGGACGTGTGGTGTCCGCGGGGTGTTAATCCCCGGCGGTTCGTCCCGTTCGTGTGAACACGCTGAAGACCCCGGCTGCCCATCACTCCCCAATGTCCTCGTGGAGACGCGACATCGCCAGCGGGCTGGTGGTGCTCGTGCCGATCCTCGTCATCGTGTTCGTCCTCAACTGGCTGTACTCCCGGGTGGCGGATCTGCCGATCATCGACACGCTCCCGCCGTACTACGGCGTGCCAGTCGCCCTCGTCGTGTTCGCCATGCTGGTGCTGTCGGTCGGCTACCTGATGCGGACGACCGCTGGACGCCTGTTCGAGGGTGTCCTCGACAGCGCGATGAACCGCGTGCCGCTCGTCCGCATCCTCTACAACGCCTCGAAACTGGCCGTCGAGACGGCTCTCACCGGCACCGAGGACCTCCAGAAGCCGGTTCGACTGGAGACGTGGCCGGGGATCAACATGACCGCGTTCAAGACGGGGAAGACCACGCCGGACGGCGAGGTGGTGTTGTTCATGCCCACCGCACCGAACATCACCACCGGCTTCGTCATCGAGGTCGACCCCGACCGGATCGAGGAGACGGGCGAGAGCGTCGAGGAGGCGCTGACGCGCATCCTCAGCGCGGGGTTCGCGGAGGAAGACACCGCTCACGGCGTCGACATCGCCGTCGACCCCGTCGACGGCGCGGATGCGGACGTGGACGCCGCCGACGAAGACGACGGCCGGTAGACACCTACGCGTCCGTCTCGACGAACTCGAACCAGTCGGCGTGGTCGTCGGTCCGGCGCTCGATCAGGTCGAAAAAGGCCTCCTGAACGTCGGTCGTCACCGGACCACGGGTCCCCTCGCCGATGACGACGTTGTCGATCTTCCGGATCGGCGTCACCTCGGCTGCAGTGCCGGAGAAGAACAGTTCGTCCGCGGTGTTGAGTTCGCCGCGGCTGATCGTGGCGTCGTCGTGGACGGTGTATCCCAGTTCGCGCGCGAGGGTGATGACCGTGTTTCGGGTGAT includes the following:
- a CDS encoding UxaA family hydrolase, with the translated sequence MKGTVVDDVALVMDAGDVVATALADLDAGDRLPPAEGTPIDEPIRLEEDVPFGHKVALVRIDAGDEVQKYGEVIGRASDGIAPGEWVHTHNCESTRGRGDLEDAGADDPGGEAV
- a CDS encoding CDP-2,3-bis-(O-geranylgeranyl)-sn-glycerol synthase is translated as MIVSLVAGALWAMLPAYVPNNVAVLAGGGRPIDGGRTLGDRRLLGDGKTWRGTAAGTLAGVALAVGLNAVRTAVGDALGTTLPAFPLRAALGLALGAMLGDIGASLVKRRLGRERGAAVPGLDQLDFVVGALALAALLAPAWTPSTFSLPRLGVVLVATPLLHVTTNAGAYLLGLKSEPW
- the pyrE gene encoding orotate phosphoribosyltransferase, encoding MTDQDLIDALRAAEAVKFGEFELSHGGTSDYYVDKYLFETDPQCLRLIASAFADRVGDDTTLAGIALGAVPLVAVTSAETGRPYVIARKQAKEYGTGNRIEGRLDDGDRVVVLEDIATTGRSALDAVEALREAGATVDRVLVVVDREEGASELLADHGIELESLLTATELLADE
- a CDS encoding UxaA family hydrolase, translating into MTAPSTVDESRDGPATDGDPWPVDAYDRPDGVGVRDRLLVLPSVICSHQVADRIADAVDGAVSASHDHGCSQLGADETQTERSLRGVANNPNVAGAVVVGLGCEGVQSDALAATLADDGVPVRELSIQGVGGSAEAVERGVDHARALIDRGSRTATAGLGDLTVGVVSGDLRDSTVERADPLVGSLVDRVVEAGGRVVVAGTERLRPHADAVEGTDRLGAVLGGGDAPRTAGPARRAAERSVEEVTRAWGGRPIRELVPYGAPATHDSGVALVDAPAQFAEAATGLAAAGAHVVVHATADGVPTGHPIVPVCKVTGDGETYAALEGDIDVDARAASAADLASTVGRVAGGERTCAERHGLTTFAITRVGPSM
- a CDS encoding UxaA family hydrolase; the protein is MDEFEGYRRPDGAVGVRNHVAVIPISVTASGLAKRVANDAGDGVRATPHGMGARQPAPAREQTRRVLSGVGRNPNVGAALVVALGTEEIDTDAIADDVAATGKPVETLSIREVGGTAAAVEAGIERARGLRAEADGARRESADASELIFAVECGGSDATSGIAANPAVGDACDRLVAAGGTVSFSETPEFIGAEHVLAERCVDQTTRDRLLDRVAAREDMAREMGVDLRGAQPTPGNKEGGLTTIEEKSLGAIVKGGTTPIRGLVDYAESLPTGGGLVLMDTPGFDVESVVGKVAGGAQVVAFTTGRGSTTGNPIAPVIKVTGNPNTWDRMANNIDVNASTVMDGESLPSIGERIYRTILDTADGRRTEAERRGLTEFAINEVHATAPRGGTGS
- a CDS encoding DUF502 domain-containing protein gives rise to the protein MSSWRRDIASGLVVLVPILVIVFVLNWLYSRVADLPIIDTLPPYYGVPVALVVFAMLVLSVGYLMRTTAGRLFEGVLDSAMNRVPLVRILYNASKLAVETALTGTEDLQKPVRLETWPGINMTAFKTGKTTPDGEVVLFMPTAPNITTGFVIEVDPDRIEETGESVEEALTRILSAGFAEEDTAHGVDIAVDPVDGADADVDAADEDDGR
- a CDS encoding NCS2 family permease: MPLRESLASYFGFEEHGTDLRTEVLAGVTTFLTMSYIVVVNPSILAGIPGEKPGIVVSGYGPGEVQSMLAVVTIVAAATATLIMALYANRPFGQAPGLGLNAFFAFTVVGALGIPWQTALAAVVVEGVVFIVLTAVGAREYVIRAFPEPVKFAVGTGIGLFLTIIGLQAMNIVTADPATLVTLGPVASDPVAIVSVVGLFLTLALYARGLRGSIVLGILATAALGWGVATAGLVGGDAAGRLVAGGAGATYDITPLAGAFVVGLADIEAFTFALVVFTFFFVDFFDTAGTLTGVSQIAGFLDENGNLPDIDRPLMADAVGTTVGGMLGTSTVTTYIESASGVEEGGRTGMTALVVALLFLASLAAVPLAAAIPLYASHIALVVIGVVMLSNVVDIAWDDLSYAIPAGMTILVMPFTYSIATGIAAGIVTFPIVKAARGEWSDIRLGHWTLAAAFVLYYVVRTRTLA